In Thermosynechococcus sichuanensis E542, a single genomic region encodes these proteins:
- a CDS encoding UDP-glucose dehydrogenase family protein, with product MRVCVIGTGYVGLVTGVCLAHIGHEVLCIDNNIDKVKLLQQGESPIYEPGLTELLRGCIANGHIHFSSDLGAGVEFGEVLFIAVGTPALPNGETDTRYVEAVARGIGAHLHLGYKVIVNKSTVPIGSGDWVRMIILDGVVEREPDLADAIKAGATHPPLDFDVVSNPEFLREGSAVYDTFNPDRIVLGSSSRKAIQIMQELYAPIIERKYAADPSLPPVPVLVTDLSSAEMIKYAANAFLATKISFINEIANICDRVGADVVQVAKGIGLDSRIGEKFLQAGLGWGGSCFPKDVSALIHTAEDYGYDAQLLKAAVQVNQRQRFVVIEKLQQVLKILKGKTIGLLGLTFKPNTDDLRDAPALNLIDELHRLGAKVKAYDPLVSQSGLRSGLSHVIVETDLLHLADGCDALVLVTDWPQFQEVDYGELAKVMHQPVIIDGRNFLDRRELEALGFRYVGIGH from the coding sequence ATGCGGGTATGTGTAATTGGCACCGGCTATGTGGGCTTGGTGACGGGAGTGTGCTTGGCGCATATCGGTCATGAGGTGCTTTGCATTGACAACAACATTGATAAGGTCAAGCTGCTGCAACAGGGGGAATCCCCCATTTACGAACCCGGCTTGACAGAGTTGCTGCGTGGCTGCATTGCCAATGGCCACATTCACTTCAGCAGTGATCTTGGCGCTGGGGTAGAGTTTGGTGAAGTGCTCTTTATTGCTGTTGGCACACCTGCACTGCCTAATGGCGAAACCGATACCCGCTATGTAGAAGCCGTTGCCCGCGGCATTGGCGCCCATTTGCATTTGGGATACAAAGTGATTGTTAATAAATCCACAGTGCCCATTGGCTCAGGGGACTGGGTGCGGATGATTATTCTCGATGGTGTGGTTGAGCGCGAACCCGATTTAGCCGATGCTATTAAAGCGGGAGCAACCCATCCGCCCCTAGATTTTGATGTGGTCAGCAACCCTGAATTTCTGCGGGAAGGTTCGGCGGTCTATGACACCTTTAATCCCGATCGCATTGTTTTGGGTAGCAGCAGCCGCAAAGCCATTCAGATCATGCAGGAACTCTATGCGCCAATCATTGAGCGCAAGTATGCCGCTGATCCCAGCTTGCCCCCTGTGCCCGTTTTGGTGACGGATCTCAGTTCGGCAGAAATGATTAAGTATGCTGCCAATGCCTTTTTAGCCACTAAAATCAGCTTCATTAACGAAATTGCCAACATTTGCGATCGCGTGGGCGCAGATGTGGTGCAAGTGGCCAAGGGGATTGGCCTAGATTCCCGCATTGGCGAGAAGTTTCTGCAAGCGGGCTTGGGCTGGGGTGGCTCCTGTTTTCCTAAGGATGTTTCGGCGCTCATCCACACGGCGGAAGACTACGGCTACGATGCCCAGTTGCTCAAGGCGGCGGTTCAAGTCAATCAGCGGCAACGCTTTGTTGTCATTGAAAAATTGCAACAGGTGCTCAAAATCCTCAAGGGTAAAACCATTGGCCTTTTGGGGTTAACGTTTAAGCCCAACACCGATGATCTGCGGGATGCCCCTGCCCTGAATTTGATCGATGAACTCCATCGCTTGGGTGCCAAGGTCAAAGCCTATGACCCTCTCGTATCCCAGTCAGGTTTGCGATCAGGGCTTTCCCATGTGATTGTGGAAACAGATCTGCTGCACCTTGCCGATGGCTGTGATGCGCTGGTGCTAGTGACCGACTGGCCACAGTTCCAAGAGGTGGATTATGGCGAACTGGCCAAGGTGATGCACCAACCGGTGATCATTGATGGCCGCAACTTTTTGGATCGCAGGGAGCTAGAGGCATTGGGCTTCCGCTACGTAGGCATCGGTCACTAA
- a CDS encoding ribonuclease HII: MEPPSLIYEQAYWQQGYCRVVGVDEVGRGCWAGPVVAAAVILPVDCVPLAEVRDSKQLSSRQRSRLFTQIYNQAIAIGIGSASVVEIDQVNILQATYRAMARALARVAPWDHALIDGKLTKTAPFEKVTAIIGGDRHSYSIACASIIAKVRRDRFMARLARRYPQYGWERNVGYGTPQHRQALEQYGPTPWHRRSFLKSFYH; encoded by the coding sequence ATGGAACCACCCAGCCTGATCTATGAGCAGGCCTACTGGCAACAGGGCTATTGTCGCGTTGTCGGTGTGGATGAAGTGGGTCGGGGTTGTTGGGCAGGGCCAGTGGTGGCAGCCGCCGTAATTTTGCCGGTGGACTGTGTTCCCCTTGCAGAGGTGCGGGATTCCAAGCAGTTGAGTTCCCGCCAGCGATCGCGCCTCTTTACGCAGATTTATAACCAGGCGATCGCCATTGGCATTGGTAGTGCCAGTGTGGTGGAAATTGATCAGGTAAATATCCTGCAAGCCACCTATCGAGCAATGGCGCGTGCCCTAGCACGGGTTGCCCCTTGGGATCATGCCCTGATTGACGGCAAGCTAACAAAAACAGCGCCCTTTGAAAAGGTAACGGCCATCATCGGGGGCGATCGCCACAGCTATAGTATTGCCTGCGCCTCCATTATTGCCAAAGTACGGCGCGATCGCTTCATGGCACGCTTAGCTCGGCGTTATCCCCAGTATGGTTGGGAACGCAATGTGGGCTACGGCACCCCCCAACACCGTCAAGCCCTTGAGCAATACGGCCCTACCCCTTGGCATCGGCGATCGTTCTTGAAATCCTTTTACCATTAA